The Nocardia arthritidis genome has a window encoding:
- a CDS encoding PIN domain-containing protein — MARARSRLSAGTLVLDSEGLSKWCAADQRATAYVREAQDSDFRVIVSALTPIEGYDTRIENDRFRWYLSRLRVEPVTDEIAFGAIELLRQAGLHGHKYAIDAVVAATALRAAAPTVILTSDVDDMTKLCGKRIRVVEV, encoded by the coding sequence GTGGCACGAGCCCGAAGCCGACTGAGCGCCGGGACGTTGGTGCTGGATAGCGAGGGTCTGTCGAAGTGGTGCGCGGCGGATCAACGGGCCACCGCGTACGTCCGGGAAGCGCAGGACAGCGATTTCCGGGTGATCGTCAGCGCGCTCACGCCGATCGAGGGATACGACACCAGGATCGAAAACGATCGGTTCCGCTGGTACCTGTCACGGCTTCGGGTCGAACCCGTGACCGACGAGATCGCTTTTGGCGCAATCGAACTGCTTCGTCAGGCTGGTCTGCACGGTCACAAATATGCGATCGATGCCGTTGTGGCTGCGACCGCGCTGCGCGCAGCCGCGCCCACGGTGATCCTGACCTCGGATGTGGACGATATGACCAAGCTCTGCGGCAAGCGAATTCGTGTCGTGGAGGTGTGA
- a CDS encoding ABC transporter ATP-binding protein: MTATDIAGTAERPTDSVAGQSLAGLLRPFLPSFAAVVVLQVIGAVAGLAPLLAVVELGRTLLSPGPIDHGHIRMVVIAGAAGLFVRLVFTAGSSGIGHLLDSRVQLSFRRRLAARLGQVPIGWFSRRRTGELAKVVGEDVSAVHPFIAHAPGELVSAFVVPLVSLVYLFTVDWRLTLITLIPVVLAIALVPLLMTPARVREQREFDAAMGRITSSVVEFVQGIAVVKAFGGSERAHGRFRTATDDFATTFYRWVRGVSAVAAGMQLALSPPFVLLVVLVGGTALITDGGLAPADLLPFLLLGLGLTAPVAALGHGFDDLQAAGRAVGRIRDVLAVQPLPEPAHPVAPRGHRVEMRDIRFGYDTGREVLRGIDLVLEPGTVTAIVGPSGSGKSTLVQLLPRFFDPDGGVITLGGVDLREIGGRELYRLVSFVFQDVRLLRASVADNIALAVPHADRADVVQAARRAHIHDRILELPHGYDTVIGADVELSGGEAQRISIARALLADTPVLVLDEATSFADPRTEQAVRRALAASAGTRTTLVIAHRLETIAEADTVVMLENGSVVESGAPAELLARAGRFAAFWQSQRAALAETIDIDRGTPQGEPR, translated from the coding sequence ATGACCGCCACCGATATCGCCGGAACCGCGGAACGGCCCACCGATTCGGTTGCGGGACAGAGCCTTGCGGGACTGCTGCGGCCCTTCCTGCCGAGTTTCGCCGCGGTGGTCGTCCTGCAGGTGATCGGCGCCGTCGCGGGTTTGGCACCCTTACTCGCGGTCGTCGAGCTGGGGCGAACCCTGTTGTCGCCCGGCCCTATCGACCACGGTCATATCCGGATGGTCGTGATCGCGGGCGCGGCTGGACTGTTCGTCCGGCTGGTGTTCACCGCCGGATCCTCCGGGATCGGGCATCTGCTCGACAGCCGGGTGCAGCTGTCGTTCCGCCGCCGGCTGGCCGCGCGGCTGGGGCAGGTGCCGATCGGCTGGTTCTCCCGGCGGCGCACCGGTGAGCTGGCGAAGGTGGTCGGCGAGGATGTGAGTGCGGTGCACCCGTTCATCGCACACGCGCCCGGCGAACTGGTCTCGGCGTTCGTGGTACCGCTGGTGTCGCTGGTCTACCTGTTCACCGTCGACTGGCGGCTCACGCTGATCACGCTGATCCCGGTGGTGCTGGCGATCGCGCTGGTCCCGTTGCTGATGACCCCGGCGCGGGTGCGTGAGCAGCGGGAATTCGATGCGGCCATGGGTCGGATCACGAGCTCGGTCGTCGAATTCGTGCAGGGTATCGCGGTGGTCAAGGCGTTCGGTGGATCCGAACGTGCCCACGGTCGATTCCGCACGGCCACAGACGATTTCGCCACCACCTTCTACCGCTGGGTACGCGGTGTCTCGGCGGTCGCCGCTGGTATGCAGCTGGCGCTGTCGCCGCCGTTCGTGCTGCTGGTCGTGTTGGTCGGCGGTACGGCGCTGATCACGGATGGCGGTCTGGCCCCGGCGGATCTGCTGCCGTTCCTGCTGCTCGGCTTGGGCCTGACCGCTCCGGTGGCAGCACTGGGGCATGGCTTCGACGATCTGCAGGCCGCCGGCCGAGCGGTCGGCCGGATCCGGGATGTCCTTGCGGTACAGCCGCTTCCGGAACCCGCGCACCCCGTCGCGCCGCGCGGGCACCGCGTGGAGATGCGCGATATCCGCTTCGGCTACGACACCGGCCGCGAGGTATTGCGCGGCATCGACCTGGTGCTGGAGCCGGGCACGGTCACCGCGATCGTCGGCCCCTCGGGCAGCGGAAAGTCCACGCTGGTACAGCTGTTGCCGCGGTTCTTCGACCCGGACGGCGGTGTGATCACCCTCGGCGGAGTCGACCTGCGCGAGATCGGCGGCCGCGAGCTGTACCGGCTGGTGTCGTTCGTCTTCCAGGACGTGCGCCTGCTGCGCGCATCGGTCGCGGACAATATCGCGCTCGCGGTGCCGCACGCCGACCGTGCGGACGTGGTCCAGGCCGCCAGGCGTGCGCATATCCACGACCGGATTCTGGAACTGCCGCACGGGTACGACACCGTGATCGGTGCGGACGTCGAACTGTCCGGCGGTGAGGCGCAACGGATCTCGATCGCCCGCGCGCTGCTGGCCGACACACCGGTGCTGGTGCTCGACGAGGCGACCTCCTTCGCCGATCCGCGCACCGAACAGGCGGTGCGCCGGGCGCTCGCGGCGTCAGCGGGCACCCGAACGACGCTGGTTATCGCGCATCGTCTCGAGACCATCGCCGAGGCCGACACCGTCGTCATGCTGGAGAACGGGTCCGTCGTCGAATCCGGGGCGCCCGCCGAGCTGCTCGCCCGCGCGGGGCGGTTCGCCGCGTTCTGGCAATCCCAACGAGCCGCGCTCGCCGAGACGATCGATATCGACCGCGGTACGCCGCAAGGAGAACCCCGATGA
- a CDS encoding alpha/beta fold hydrolase, which produces MPYFDSHDGTRLHYQDWGTGQPVLFLAGGWLSSTSWELQMLPLSRQGLRCLSYDRRGHGKSDWVGHGYDYDTLSEDLAAFLEHLDLRDVVVVAHSMAGGEIVRYLTRHGSDRINRLMLVSATLPFMAQAADNPDGVPKAVADAVNAARLADRPLWMEQNAQAFFATHLGNQISSARIAWMVQKCMDCSLLAADAVMETIFTTDFRAELREITVPTMIIHGDADASAIIELCGRKTKDLIPVNTYKEYPATGHGIMITHAEQLNADIVDFIKS; this is translated from the coding sequence ATGCCCTACTTCGACTCGCACGATGGCACCCGGCTGCACTACCAGGACTGGGGTACCGGGCAGCCGGTGCTGTTTCTCGCCGGTGGCTGGCTGAGCAGCACCTCCTGGGAGTTGCAGATGCTGCCGCTGTCCCGACAGGGACTGCGGTGCCTTTCCTACGACCGGCGTGGACACGGCAAGTCCGACTGGGTCGGCCACGGTTACGACTACGACACCCTTTCGGAGGATCTGGCGGCGTTCCTGGAACACCTCGACCTGCGCGATGTCGTGGTGGTCGCGCATTCCATGGCCGGTGGCGAGATCGTCCGGTACCTGACGCGGCACGGCAGCGACCGGATCAATCGGCTCATGTTGGTCTCTGCGACCCTGCCGTTCATGGCTCAGGCCGCCGATAACCCGGACGGTGTCCCGAAGGCCGTCGCCGACGCGGTGAACGCGGCCCGCCTCGCCGACCGTCCGCTGTGGATGGAACAGAATGCGCAGGCGTTCTTCGCAACCCACTTGGGCAACCAGATATCTTCCGCGCGCATCGCGTGGATGGTGCAGAAATGTATGGACTGCTCATTGCTGGCGGCCGACGCGGTCATGGAGACCATCTTCACCACCGACTTCCGCGCCGAACTGCGCGAGATCACGGTCCCCACCATGATCATCCACGGTGACGCCGATGCCTCCGCGATCATCGAACTCTGCGGACGCAAGACCAAGGATCTGATCCCGGTGAACACCTACAAGGAATACCCGGCGACCGGTCACGGCATCATGATCACGCACGCCGAACAGCTCAATGCCGACATCGTGGACTTCATCAAGTCCTGA
- a CDS encoding energy-coupling factor transporter transmembrane component T, whose amino-acid sequence MTSRTSRWELDPRVALALLLAASVALMSPGGTRFVPAALITGVLLAFSARAWRRAAGLVGTVAVTAAVAYLSRAAAWPVLGLVSVTAGYGLRLLAVGGIAVHLIRTIPPTRLTAALRSARVPMAFTVSGAVLLRFVPAIVGEARAVRAAMRLRGLGGWWMMLRHPMLSVEFFTVPLIASSLRAAEDLSASALLRGLGSHPRPTSMRPLRLGPVDVAAAMVFAMLVAATLCWETGR is encoded by the coding sequence GTGACCAGCCGCACGTCGCGCTGGGAGCTGGATCCGCGCGTGGCGCTCGCGCTGCTGCTGGCGGCGAGCGTCGCGCTGATGAGTCCCGGCGGAACACGATTCGTTCCGGCCGCCCTGATCACCGGTGTGCTGCTGGCCTTTTCGGCGCGCGCGTGGCGGCGTGCGGCCGGGTTGGTGGGGACCGTGGCGGTGACCGCGGCGGTCGCCTATCTGTCGCGGGCGGCGGCGTGGCCGGTGCTGGGACTCGTCTCGGTCACCGCCGGGTACGGATTGCGGCTGCTGGCCGTCGGAGGCATTGCCGTACACCTGATCCGGACCATCCCGCCGACCCGGCTCACCGCCGCGCTACGGTCGGCGCGGGTGCCGATGGCGTTCACCGTGTCCGGTGCTGTGCTGCTGCGATTCGTGCCCGCGATCGTCGGTGAGGCGCGCGCGGTGCGGGCTGCCATGCGGCTGCGTGGGCTGGGTGGCTGGTGGATGATGCTGCGGCATCCGATGCTCAGCGTCGAGTTCTTCACGGTGCCGCTCATTGCGTCGAGTCTGCGTGCGGCCGAGGATCTTTCGGCGTCGGCGCTGCTACGCGGACTGGGCTCGCACCCGCGGCCGACGTCGATGCGGCCGCTGCGGCTCGGACCCGTCGACGTGGCGGCCGCGATGGTGTTCGCGATGCTGGTGGCGGCGACGCTGTGCTGGGAGACCGGGCGATGA
- a CDS encoding ABC transporter ATP-binding protein, which yields MIELRNVRWSYSGADSVVLDGLDLRVGRGETVVLCGPSGSGKSSVLRLMNGLIPHFHQGTLAGEIRVAGSPIADLAQAGRLTGTVLQHPRRQFFTDAVDTELAFASENFGADPRCIRDRVGAVMAGLGLDAFSGTRLRELSGGQQQRVACAAAVTHEPPVLLLDEPTSNLSPQGIADLTAVLYRLRERGTTIVIAEHRLHYLRHLADRIVVLHDGRVRKEWSRAEFAGLTEETMRAQGLRSLDPPEKADRTAAFARGPSVATVRDTPACAVDRGVELIDIGCAFHGRRVLDIAYARLPAGVVTAVTGPNGAGKSTLARILAGLQRHSGRVLLDGFALPRRRRQRETAIVMQDVQRQLFTDSVEAELRLGTPTEYAAHAPDLLAELDLGGCHRRHPLSLSGGQQQRLILATARLSGRRIIVFDEPSSGVDRRHLRSMTRVMRDLAAAGAVVVLISHDADLLVRAADQELRLRLLR from the coding sequence ATGATCGAGTTGCGGAATGTCCGCTGGTCGTATTCGGGCGCCGACAGTGTCGTGCTGGACGGGTTGGATCTGCGGGTTGGACGCGGCGAGACGGTGGTGTTGTGCGGGCCGAGCGGGTCCGGAAAGAGTTCGGTGCTGAGGTTGATGAACGGGCTCATCCCGCACTTCCACCAGGGAACACTGGCAGGGGAGATCCGGGTCGCCGGGTCGCCGATCGCCGACCTCGCGCAGGCGGGGCGGCTGACCGGGACGGTGCTGCAGCATCCGCGCCGTCAGTTCTTCACCGACGCGGTCGACACCGAATTGGCCTTCGCCTCGGAGAATTTCGGCGCCGACCCTCGATGTATTCGCGACCGTGTCGGCGCGGTCATGGCGGGCCTCGGGCTGGACGCGTTCAGCGGCACCCGGCTTCGCGAGCTGTCGGGCGGACAGCAGCAGCGGGTGGCGTGCGCTGCCGCCGTCACTCACGAACCTCCGGTATTGCTCTTGGACGAGCCGACGTCGAACCTCTCCCCACAGGGCATCGCCGATCTCACCGCGGTGCTGTATCGGCTCCGGGAGCGGGGAACGACCATCGTCATCGCCGAGCACCGGCTGCATTACCTGCGCCACCTCGCCGACCGGATCGTGGTGCTACACGACGGCCGCGTCCGAAAGGAGTGGAGCAGGGCCGAATTCGCTGGACTGACCGAGGAGACGATGCGCGCACAGGGGCTGCGCAGTCTCGATCCGCCCGAAAAGGCCGACAGGACGGCTGCTTTCGCGAGAGGACCCAGTGTGGCGACGGTCCGCGACACACCGGCGTGCGCCGTGGATCGCGGTGTCGAGCTCATCGATATCGGGTGTGCGTTTCACGGACGCCGCGTGCTCGATATCGCCTACGCACGGCTACCCGCCGGCGTCGTCACCGCCGTCACCGGGCCGAATGGTGCCGGTAAGAGCACGCTTGCCCGAATTCTGGCGGGCTTACAACGTCATTCGGGCCGAGTGCTGCTCGACGGTTTCGCGCTGCCCCGCCGACGGCGGCAGCGCGAAACCGCGATCGTCATGCAGGATGTGCAGCGTCAGCTCTTCACCGACAGCGTCGAGGCCGAACTGCGCCTCGGCACGCCCACGGAATACGCGGCGCACGCCCCCGACCTACTGGCCGAACTCGATCTCGGCGGTTGCCACCGCCGGCACCCCCTGTCGCTGTCGGGCGGCCAGCAGCAGCGCCTGATCCTCGCCACGGCACGCCTGAGCGGCCGCCGCATCATCGTCTTCGACGAACCCAGTTCCGGAGTCGACCGCCGCCACCTCCGATCGATGACCCGGGTCATGCGCGACCTCGCGGCCGCCGGCGCGGTGGTCGTCCTGATCAGCCACGACGCCGACCTCCTGGTCAGGGCGGCAGACCAGGAACTGCGCCTGCGCCTCCTACGATAG
- a CDS encoding ABC transporter ATP-binding protein: MIRMLLRVLGTEYAGPVRRTIALMTVTAVAEGLSYALLVPVLRALFGPHPGAARPWLVAFGAAVAVYAILRYRSDLSGFRVGTTMLRGLYHRLGDHLARLPLGWYNASRVGEVSVLAGRGVLQAMSVIAHLLSPFVSAAVTPLTIVAVMLACNWQLGLAALLAAPIVAAVQLRAGRATAAADANRHERDHEAAGRVIEYLQAQPVLRAGGRTGERFALLDDSLREVRRASHRSALAALPGVIGLTLTVQAMFTALLTLAAYLAIGGTIGAAEVLATLVLAARCADPLLSLSDIGGKLRGTRTVLAQLDTLLRTEPLPEADRPIEPAHHGVSFESVTFAHNGRTVIDDLSLTVPEGQRIAIVGPSGAGKSTLLRLLARFYDVDAGSVGVGDVDVRAIDTGLLRDRIAIVFQDVYLFDGTIEDNIRLGRPDATDAEVRAAATAACLDEVIDRLPDGWATTVGEGGALLSGGERQRVSIARALLKDAPIVLLDEVTSALDPVNEAAVHVGIERLMAGRTVVMVAHRLHTVRGADRIVFLDGGRIVESGTHDQLLRLGGHYADFWTVATPAAVVS, encoded by the coding sequence ATGATCCGAATGTTGTTGCGCGTACTGGGAACCGAGTACGCCGGGCCGGTGCGCCGCACCATCGCCTTGATGACGGTCACCGCTGTGGCCGAAGGACTGTCCTACGCGCTGCTGGTTCCGGTGCTGCGGGCACTGTTCGGGCCGCACCCCGGTGCCGCCCGGCCCTGGCTGGTCGCCTTCGGCGCCGCGGTAGCGGTCTACGCGATCCTTCGCTATCGCAGTGATCTGTCCGGATTCCGCGTCGGGACAACCATGTTGCGCGGCCTGTACCACCGCCTCGGCGACCACCTGGCCCGGCTTCCCCTCGGCTGGTACAACGCGAGCCGGGTCGGTGAGGTATCGGTGCTGGCCGGTCGCGGTGTGCTGCAGGCGATGAGCGTGATCGCACATCTGCTGTCGCCATTCGTATCCGCCGCCGTGACGCCGCTGACAATTGTCGCCGTGATGCTCGCCTGCAATTGGCAATTGGGGCTGGCGGCACTGCTGGCCGCGCCGATCGTCGCGGCCGTCCAGCTCCGGGCCGGACGCGCCACCGCCGCCGCCGACGCGAACCGCCACGAGCGCGACCACGAGGCCGCCGGACGCGTTATCGAATACCTCCAGGCCCAGCCGGTGCTGCGGGCCGGAGGCCGCACCGGCGAGCGATTCGCCCTGCTCGACGATTCACTGCGCGAGGTCCGGCGCGCGTCCCACCGCTCCGCGCTCGCGGCGCTGCCCGGCGTCATCGGCCTGACCCTCACGGTGCAGGCGATGTTCACGGCATTGCTGACGCTGGCTGCCTACCTGGCGATCGGTGGGACCATCGGCGCGGCAGAGGTTTTGGCGACTCTGGTGCTGGCGGCCCGCTGCGCGGACCCGCTGCTGTCGCTATCGGACATCGGTGGCAAACTCCGCGGCACGCGTACGGTTCTGGCGCAACTCGATACGCTCCTGCGCACCGAACCGCTGCCCGAGGCGGATCGGCCGATCGAGCCCGCCCACCACGGCGTGAGCTTCGAATCCGTCACCTTCGCGCACAACGGCCGCACCGTGATCGACGACCTGTCGCTGACCGTGCCGGAGGGGCAGCGGATCGCCATCGTCGGGCCGTCGGGTGCGGGCAAGAGCACCCTGCTGCGGCTGCTCGCCCGGTTCTACGACGTCGACGCGGGCTCGGTGGGCGTGGGCGACGTTGATGTGCGCGCCATCGACACCGGGCTGCTGCGGGACCGGATCGCGATCGTCTTCCAGGACGTGTACCTGTTCGACGGCACCATCGAGGACAACATCCGCCTCGGCCGCCCCGACGCCACCGACGCCGAGGTCCGCGCGGCCGCGACCGCCGCATGCCTGGACGAGGTGATCGACCGCCTGCCCGACGGCTGGGCGACCACCGTCGGCGAGGGCGGCGCGCTGCTGTCCGGCGGTGAGCGCCAACGGGTTTCGATCGCGCGGGCACTGCTGAAGGATGCCCCCATCGTCCTGCTCGACGAGGTGACCTCCGCGCTCGACCCGGTCAACGAGGCCGCGGTCCACGTGGGCATCGAGCGGCTCATGGCGGGCCGGACCGTCGTCATGGTCGCCCACCGGCTGCATACCGTCCGGGGCGCCGACCGCATCGTCTTCCTCGACGGCGGCCGCATCGTCGAATCCGGCACCCATGATCAGCTGCTTCGTCTGGGCGGCCACTACGCCGACTTCTGGACGGTGGCCACGCCGGCGGCGGTGGTGTCATGA
- a CDS encoding MFS transporter, producing MGNGSVARSGLTLAAVAVVQFMVSLDLSVVNVGLPQIAAGLGFGAVGVTWVIHAYALTFGGLLLLGGKAADRYGRKRVLLLGLGLFGIASLAGGFAQVPGHLVAARAAQGIGAAALAPAALALLTATFPAGKARVRAFGVWSAVNAAGGAFGVLIGGVLTEYVSWRWAMFVNVPMAACALVLARRGIAGDPATGRGGRPDVLGAVLATSGLTLLVFGVVRTDQYAWSSPITVTTLMVAAALLAAFLGVERTTNREPLIRLGLFANRAVAGANAYNLLVGAAMAAAFYFMSLYLQRVLGTGPALTGAEFLPFALGVVVGSVLAMKLGYRIAARTLLVVGGLLTAAGFGWFGLISPDGAFATDVLGPSIVASVGFGLCLGPVVATATAGVAPHEAGTASGLLSSSRQIGASLGLAALGTAAHDRTGRNVTPEALNSGYQLGFVLCAALLVVAALIAAAVLRRALPPKPTEPDDIEQLVAKVGK from the coding sequence ATGGGGAATGGTTCGGTCGCGCGTTCCGGGCTCACGCTCGCCGCGGTGGCCGTCGTGCAATTCATGGTGTCGCTGGACCTGTCGGTCGTGAATGTCGGGCTGCCCCAGATCGCCGCCGGTCTTGGGTTCGGTGCGGTCGGCGTGACCTGGGTGATTCACGCCTACGCCCTCACCTTCGGCGGACTGTTGCTGCTCGGGGGCAAGGCCGCCGATCGGTACGGTCGCAAGCGCGTCCTGCTGCTCGGGCTCGGACTGTTCGGAATCGCCTCGCTGGCAGGCGGTTTCGCTCAGGTGCCCGGCCACCTGGTCGCCGCCCGCGCCGCCCAGGGGATCGGAGCGGCCGCCCTGGCCCCGGCCGCGCTGGCCCTGCTGACCGCGACATTCCCCGCCGGGAAGGCCCGCGTCCGGGCCTTCGGCGTGTGGAGCGCGGTGAACGCCGCGGGCGGCGCATTCGGCGTGCTGATCGGCGGCGTGCTCACCGAGTACGTCAGCTGGCGCTGGGCGATGTTCGTGAACGTGCCGATGGCCGCCTGCGCGCTGGTGCTTGCCCGGCGCGGCATCGCTGGTGATCCGGCGACCGGACGCGGAGGTCGGCCGGACGTGCTCGGCGCGGTCCTGGCCACCTCGGGCCTGACCCTGCTGGTGTTCGGTGTGGTGCGCACCGATCAGTACGCGTGGAGTTCACCGATCACCGTCACCACACTGATGGTCGCCGCGGCACTGCTGGCCGCGTTCCTCGGCGTCGAGCGGACCACCAACCGCGAACCGTTGATCCGGCTCGGGCTGTTCGCCAATCGCGCGGTCGCCGGTGCCAACGCGTACAACCTGCTGGTCGGCGCCGCCATGGCCGCGGCCTTCTACTTCATGTCCCTCTACCTGCAACGAGTGCTCGGGACCGGGCCGGCCCTGACCGGCGCCGAATTCCTGCCCTTCGCGCTCGGTGTGGTCGTCGGCTCCGTCCTCGCCATGAAGCTCGGCTACCGCATCGCTGCCCGTACCCTGCTGGTCGTCGGCGGCCTGCTGACCGCGGCAGGGTTCGGCTGGTTCGGCCTGATCAGCCCCGACGGCGCGTTCGCCACCGACGTGCTCGGGCCATCGATCGTCGCCAGCGTCGGGTTCGGGCTCTGCCTCGGACCGGTCGTCGCCACCGCCACCGCCGGTGTCGCACCGCACGAGGCCGGGACCGCTTCGGGTCTGCTCAGCAGCTCGCGGCAGATCGGCGCCTCGCTCGGACTCGCGGCTCTCGGCACCGCGGCGCATGACCGCACCGGCCGCAACGTCACGCCGGAGGCCCTCAATAGCGGATACCAGCTCGGCTTCGTCCTCTGCGCCGCATTGCTGGTCGTGGCCGCCCTGATCGCCGCCGCCGTCCTGCGCCGGGCCCTGCCACCGAAACCCACCGAGCCGGATGACATCGAGCAACTCGTCGCGAAGGTGGGCAAGTGA
- a CDS encoding MptD family putative ECF transporter S component, which produces MSVEFAPRRIDVRMSPRDLIDIGIFGALYIVTVGVFNALEFIGPLATLASVAVSIVAGGVPFMLFLTRVRHAGMITVFAVIVSGFMLAIGSPPICLAVAVVAALVAEVLLWLGRYRSRSASVLAYAAFSSWFVGLFLPLFYARDEFLSSPYMREMGADYLERLDALLSPAVLVAFDLSLLVFGVLGGLLGMRLLDKHFRKAGLA; this is translated from the coding sequence ATGAGCGTCGAATTCGCGCCGCGCCGCATCGATGTCCGGATGAGTCCCAGGGATCTCATCGACATCGGAATCTTCGGCGCCCTCTATATCGTCACCGTCGGCGTCTTCAACGCGCTCGAATTCATAGGTCCGCTGGCGACTTTGGCCTCGGTCGCGGTGAGCATCGTGGCCGGCGGTGTGCCGTTCATGCTGTTCCTCACCAGGGTGCGGCACGCGGGCATGATCACCGTATTCGCCGTTATCGTCAGCGGTTTCATGCTCGCCATCGGCAGTCCGCCGATCTGTCTCGCCGTCGCGGTGGTGGCCGCGCTGGTCGCCGAGGTTCTGCTGTGGCTGGGCCGGTATCGCTCGCGGAGCGCGAGCGTGCTCGCCTATGCCGCGTTCAGCTCGTGGTTCGTCGGGCTGTTTCTGCCGTTGTTCTATGCCCGCGACGAATTCCTGTCCAGCCCCTATATGCGGGAGATGGGCGCGGATTACCTCGAGCGCCTCGACGCGCTGTTGTCACCCGCCGTATTGGTCGCCTTCGACCTGTCCCTGCTCGTGTTCGGCGTCCTCGGCGGCCTGCTGGGAATGCGGCTGCTGGACAAGCACTTCCGGAAGGCCGGGCTGGCGTGA
- a CDS encoding TetR/AcrR family transcriptional regulator — MLADLLSTTDEHDATAEQIIDTALAEFTEFGIRRVSIADVAKRAGLHRATVHRRFPTKDDLVTAAMITWSRRFFETILAAVTDLTDFEDRLVEGFTLSLKGLRSDPLVSRLLVTDADTVLPLLTTQGGPVLTTVTEFFAEQYRAARPDDPDVDIAAELATRIGLSLILTPASHAPLRTDDEIRAFARRYLLALI, encoded by the coding sequence ATGCTGGCCGACCTGCTGTCGACCACCGATGAGCACGACGCCACCGCCGAGCAGATCATCGACACCGCACTCGCCGAATTCACCGAATTCGGCATTCGCCGCGTCAGCATCGCCGACGTAGCCAAGCGGGCCGGCCTGCATCGGGCCACCGTCCACCGCCGGTTCCCCACCAAGGACGATCTGGTGACCGCGGCCATGATCACCTGGTCCCGCCGCTTCTTCGAAACCATCCTGGCCGCCGTCACCGATCTCACGGATTTCGAGGATCGCCTGGTCGAGGGATTCACCCTGTCGCTCAAAGGTCTTCGCTCCGACCCGCTGGTATCCCGCCTGCTCGTCACCGACGCCGACACCGTGCTGCCGTTGCTCACCACCCAGGGCGGCCCGGTCCTCACCACCGTCACCGAATTCTTCGCCGAGCAGTACCGCGCCGCCCGCCCCGACGACCCCGACGTCGACATCGCGGCCGAACTGGCCACCCGCATCGGCCTATCCCTGATCCTCACCCCCGCCAGCCACGCCCCCCTGCGCACCGACGACGAGATCCGCGCCTTCGCCCGCCGCTACCTACTCGCCCTGATCTGA
- a CDS encoding TetR/AcrR family transcriptional regulator: MPRSTAAPGRTGRPPRTSRAQILTAARQLIDRDGWEKLTIRRLAAEIGVGATTLYHHIRDKEDLLIQLLNHHIEQVEHPPLPDDPRDRIIATAIAMHDALADWPWAAEVLTTDGFVGLLDESALWMVESIIAAAADYGCTPEQAVDTFRSIWYYTVGEILVRAHSPRTPPAVDSPTRRDISFNGFDTSQVPHLSAIGDRWPTFAARDTYRHGLHTLVYGLLPQANSQ, translated from the coding sequence ATGCCCCGATCGACCGCAGCACCGGGCCGCACCGGCCGACCTCCCCGCACCTCGCGTGCGCAGATCCTCACCGCGGCCCGGCAACTCATCGACCGGGACGGCTGGGAGAAACTGACCATCCGTCGGCTGGCCGCGGAGATCGGCGTCGGAGCGACGACCCTCTATCACCACATCCGAGATAAGGAAGACCTGCTGATCCAGCTGCTCAATCACCACATCGAGCAGGTCGAACACCCCCCGCTACCCGACGATCCGCGCGATCGCATCATCGCGACCGCCATCGCGATGCACGACGCACTCGCGGATTGGCCCTGGGCCGCCGAGGTACTCACCACCGACGGCTTCGTCGGCCTGCTCGACGAATCGGCGCTCTGGATGGTCGAATCCATCATCGCCGCCGCGGCCGACTACGGATGCACACCCGAGCAGGCCGTCGACACCTTCCGCAGCATCTGGTACTACACCGTCGGCGAGATCCTCGTGCGCGCCCACTCCCCGCGCACCCCACCCGCCGTCGACTCCCCCACCCGCCGCGACATCTCCTTCAACGGTTTCGACACCTCCCAGGTGCCGCACCTATCGGCCATCGGCGACCGCTGGCCGACCTTCGCGGCCCGCGATACCTACCGTCATGGCCTCCACACGCTCGTCTACGGCCTACTCCCGCAAGCCAATTCGCAATAG